The Streptomyces sp. NBC_01244 genome contains a region encoding:
- a CDS encoding YbaB/EbfC family nucleoid-associated protein encodes MSSSQHSIEERLAMAIADLEASERAAAQAQERVRGMRVSATSKDRSVEVTVAGTGEMAAVRFLESRYRSMAAPQLAASVMEAFGKARSLASRDVSEVVKPLTDSVNALSSMSGTPQLPGIPGTQADWGALIGQFLGPAAPPEPEGAADRPGGRRRQRGRALYDEVDGDPHD; translated from the coding sequence ATGAGCTCGTCACAGCACTCGATCGAGGAGCGCCTCGCCATGGCGATCGCGGACCTGGAGGCCTCGGAGCGCGCGGCCGCCCAGGCCCAGGAGCGCGTCCGCGGCATGAGGGTCTCGGCCACCTCCAAGGACCGGTCCGTCGAGGTGACCGTCGCGGGCACCGGCGAGATGGCGGCCGTCCGCTTCCTGGAGAGCCGCTACCGGAGCATGGCGGCCCCGCAGTTGGCGGCCTCCGTCATGGAGGCCTTCGGCAAGGCCCGGTCCCTCGCCTCCCGGGACGTGAGCGAGGTGGTCAAACCGCTCACCGACAGCGTGAACGCCCTCAGTTCCATGTCCGGCACGCCACAACTGCCCGGCATCCCAGGAACCCAGGCCGACTGGGGCGCCCTGATCGGCCAGTTCCTCGGCCCGGCGGCTCCCCCCGAGCCCGAGGGGGCCGCCGACCGGCCGGGCGGACGGCGCCGGCAGCGAGGCCGCGCCCTCTACGACGAGGTGGACGGCGACCCGCACGACTGA
- a CDS encoding AAWKG family protein (Members of this family are unrelated to eukaryotic Tcp10, although some members contain a repetitive region similar to a C-terminal repeat region of Tcp10.) has protein sequence MPADLWASAVQLLTGYPMPDRSTLFQDLAGSDEKTPLMNVKVESLGSVAAAYKLSTVGPNVEGHSYVLGYYTVGGGGKGGGLDLNKISIDFLWNPAERPSQAGTPLDNYIFGGWTLLNAIVNTPFSTQGRSYGGLVVDPQNAVNLRTFSDVAGAYDRSFQYFNDEEIVLKQWGDSLGHKDADMKGTAADAFAALIRRMEENYKGYKEQLLPPGFSAKNYALLPVNGRGASLTKQGDSLIGAANAVHQSSYDLVMEWHKWAATPVSNPMQALSSLIYDVALWIQANNLGQGLMDVNENSSSYIMVAGGSFQQNHPRWGDLSQIDSWGNIGKEAVKLWNDAVEAALVPAGNRQLSIVNNAFVDATAVLTNPLVTRNTSPIGSDGKGGNDGTGGDDKNNQSVDDLLKKLGLGGDDGKGGTGGDDGTGGNDRRLPPPPDLGDLGDKGGNGADGTGGQDGTGGDGGKNIPDPQSFLRDVPAPELNNPGGTGSGGGLNGSGINVPGGVPGGVPGGLPGTTGSGGPGGSGNPTTGTRVPAPNVNLSGSGLPGSGLPGSGLPGSGLPGTRIPEPGLPGLGLPGSGFPGGSSPDGTGSSGSGGPVIPVPPTTSTVGIKPPSLQGRDGAGSPIAFPDGSTRTVLPDGSVVTTSPDGTKVTRNPDGTTLTEKPDGTKITTEPDGTTTTVKPDGGKSVLHPGGVVTVTTPDGHTSYVGPDGKPLGERPDIPLTTPPLPSLNGSGFDLPGVSGAGGLQGSGGGVPGGAGGTSGGGGGSLLANPPSYEEAGYDLSTDFPAYGVDALGGAPAGGVPGGSPATGAPPMMPPMGAGGMGGAGGAGGGMGGGGDRVREFTGDPAGSSHRMAQGPGGQGVGGTPPYMPPPGGGQNGGQQTQSSDRERANWLAEEEDVWGTEDEGNPAVLGREEPGASGGKRNAFMTGENG, from the coding sequence ATGCCTGCCGACCTGTGGGCCTCGGCGGTCCAGCTGCTGACGGGCTATCCGATGCCCGACCGCTCGACCCTCTTCCAGGATCTCGCCGGCAGCGACGAGAAGACGCCGCTGATGAACGTGAAGGTCGAATCGCTCGGCAGCGTCGCCGCGGCCTACAAACTGTCGACCGTCGGCCCCAACGTGGAGGGCCACTCGTACGTACTCGGCTACTACACGGTCGGTGGCGGCGGCAAGGGCGGCGGCCTCGACCTCAACAAGATCTCGATCGACTTCCTCTGGAACCCGGCCGAGCGCCCCTCCCAGGCGGGCACTCCGCTCGACAACTACATCTTCGGCGGCTGGACCCTGCTCAACGCCATTGTGAACACCCCCTTCTCCACGCAGGGCCGTTCTTACGGAGGCCTCGTGGTCGACCCGCAGAACGCCGTCAACCTGCGGACGTTCTCCGACGTCGCCGGCGCCTACGACCGCTCCTTCCAGTACTTCAACGACGAGGAGATCGTCCTCAAGCAGTGGGGCGACTCCCTCGGGCACAAGGACGCGGACATGAAAGGGACGGCCGCCGACGCGTTCGCCGCCCTGATCAGGCGGATGGAGGAGAACTACAAGGGCTACAAGGAACAGCTCCTGCCGCCCGGCTTCTCGGCCAAGAACTACGCCCTGCTGCCGGTGAACGGCCGGGGCGCCTCCCTCACCAAACAGGGTGATTCCCTCATCGGTGCGGCGAACGCGGTCCATCAGTCGAGCTACGACCTGGTCATGGAGTGGCACAAGTGGGCGGCCACGCCGGTGTCCAACCCGATGCAGGCGTTGTCGAGCCTGATCTACGACGTAGCTCTCTGGATCCAGGCGAACAACCTCGGCCAGGGTCTGATGGACGTGAACGAGAACTCCAGCTCCTACATCATGGTGGCCGGCGGATCCTTCCAGCAGAACCACCCCCGATGGGGCGACCTCAGCCAGATCGACAGCTGGGGCAACATCGGCAAGGAGGCGGTCAAGCTCTGGAACGACGCCGTCGAGGCTGCCCTGGTGCCCGCCGGGAACAGACAGCTCAGCATCGTGAACAACGCCTTCGTCGATGCCACCGCCGTCCTGACGAACCCGCTGGTGACACGGAACACCTCGCCGATCGGTAGCGACGGCAAGGGCGGCAACGACGGCACGGGCGGCGACGACAAGAACAACCAGAGCGTCGACGACCTCCTGAAGAAGCTGGGCCTCGGCGGTGATGACGGCAAGGGCGGCACGGGCGGCGACGACGGCACGGGCGGGAACGACAGGAGGCTCCCGCCGCCCCCCGACCTGGGCGACCTGGGCGACAAGGGCGGCAATGGAGCCGACGGCACCGGGGGCCAGGACGGTACGGGCGGCGATGGCGGGAAGAACATCCCCGACCCCCAGAGCTTCCTCCGGGACGTGCCCGCCCCCGAACTCAACAACCCCGGTGGCACCGGCTCCGGCGGCGGCCTGAACGGCTCCGGCATCAACGTGCCGGGCGGTGTCCCGGGCGGGGTGCCCGGCGGCCTACCGGGCACCACCGGTTCCGGAGGCCCCGGCGGCAGCGGGAATCCGACCACCGGCACGCGGGTGCCCGCTCCGAACGTCAACCTCTCCGGCTCGGGCCTGCCCGGTTCGGGTCTCCCCGGCTCCGGCCTCCCAGGATCCGGGCTTCCGGGCACGCGGATCCCGGAGCCGGGCCTGCCGGGCTTGGGTCTGCCCGGCAGCGGGTTCCCCGGCGGCAGCAGTCCCGACGGGACCGGCTCCAGTGGCAGCGGCGGCCCCGTCATCCCCGTCCCGCCCACGACCTCGACCGTCGGCATCAAGCCGCCCAGCCTCCAGGGCCGGGACGGCGCGGGTTCCCCGATCGCCTTCCCCGACGGGAGCACCCGTACCGTCCTGCCCGACGGCAGCGTCGTCACCACCAGCCCGGACGGGACGAAGGTCACCCGCAACCCCGACGGCACCACTCTGACGGAGAAGCCCGACGGCACGAAGATCACCACCGAGCCCGACGGGACCACCACGACCGTCAAACCCGACGGCGGCAAGAGCGTGCTGCACCCCGGCGGGGTCGTCACCGTGACCACCCCCGACGGCCACACCTCGTACGTGGGCCCGGACGGCAAACCGCTGGGGGAGCGCCCGGACATCCCCCTCACTACACCGCCGCTCCCCAGCCTCAACGGCTCCGGCTTCGACCTCCCCGGGGTGTCCGGCGCCGGCGGCCTCCAGGGCTCGGGCGGTGGAGTGCCGGGTGGCGCCGGCGGTACGTCCGGCGGCGGCGGAGGCTCGCTCCTCGCGAACCCGCCCAGCTACGAGGAGGCGGGCTACGACCTGTCCACCGACTTCCCCGCCTACGGAGTGGACGCCCTCGGCGGCGCCCCTGCCGGCGGCGTGCCGGGCGGTTCCCCCGCGACCGGGGCCCCGCCCATGATGCCCCCCATGGGAGCCGGGGGCATGGGCGGCGCCGGCGGCGCGGGCGGTGGCATGGGCGGCGGTGGCGATCGGGTCCGAGAGTTCACCGGGGATCCCGCGGGCTCCTCCCACCGGATGGCCCAGGGCCCCGGCGGTCAGGGCGTAGGCGGCACGCCCCCGTACATGCCCCCGCCCGGGGGTGGTCAGAACGGCGGCCAGCAGACCCAGAGTTCCGACCGGGAGCGGGCCAACTGGCTGGCCGAGGAAGAGGACGTCTGGGGCACCGAGGACGAGGGCAACCCGGCCGTCCTGGGCCGGGAGGAGCCCGGCGCCAGCGGTGGGAAGCGCAACGCCTTCATGACGGGAGAGAACGGATGA
- a CDS encoding type VII secretion system-associated protein gives MPTQAQLTKLDTPAVNAFVNGPLTEFLTAIEDLGKDSGSALSPRNIARGYTNPDTFSLQKPLGMGLMASGDTVHGSTLNTTTLKFTQSIDVMLQNMTNLSQEIKDTLLKMVEEFLKKQGTTLDDIKAQEFLNTIKSAGSPNDPTKPPTDPTKTGA, from the coding sequence GTGCCCACCCAGGCGCAGCTCACCAAGCTCGACACCCCGGCGGTCAACGCCTTCGTCAACGGGCCGCTCACCGAGTTCCTCACCGCGATCGAAGACCTCGGCAAGGACTCGGGCAGTGCCCTCTCGCCCCGCAACATCGCCCGGGGCTACACCAATCCGGACACCTTCTCGCTCCAGAAGCCGCTCGGCATGGGGCTGATGGCGAGCGGGGACACGGTGCACGGATCGACCCTCAACACCACCACGCTCAAGTTCACGCAGAGCATCGACGTGATGCTCCAGAACATGACGAACCTCTCGCAGGAGATCAAGGACACCCTCCTGAAGATGGTGGAGGAGTTCCTGAAGAAGCAGGGGACCACCCTCGACGACATCAAGGCACAGGAGTTCCTCAACACGATCAAGTCGGCCGGCAGCCCGAACGACCCGACCAAACCGCCGACCGACCCGACCAAGACCGGCGCCTGA
- a CDS encoding WXG100 family type VII secretion target, which produces MPEASYDHGSINIHYATTDGVTAQLINASEAIDTVLNNLQTAIAQWADSCVGMDKGAFNEKIVEWHGYVDHAAQAVAGSGKLLRDIAEGYGVLDRGLANDWGNLQVY; this is translated from the coding sequence GTGCCCGAGGCCAGTTACGACCACGGATCCATCAACATCCACTACGCCACGACCGATGGCGTGACCGCCCAGCTCATCAACGCGAGCGAGGCGATCGACACCGTCCTGAACAACCTCCAGACGGCCATCGCCCAGTGGGCGGACAGCTGCGTCGGTATGGACAAGGGCGCCTTCAACGAGAAGATCGTCGAGTGGCACGGCTACGTCGACCACGCGGCGCAGGCCGTCGCCGGCAGCGGCAAGCTGCTCCGCGACATCGCGGAGGGCTACGGAGTCCTCGACCGCGGCCTGGCCAACGACTGGGGCAACCTCCAGGTCTACTGA
- the eccB gene encoding type VII secretion protein EccB: MQSRRDQVQAHLFQMGRLTSGMLRANPDHLEPPGGRTNRGMTFGLVIGVVAVLVSALWGLFSPGTSSSWRAEGTLVLEKDTGNRYVYAQGRLRPVLNYASARLLLGGTMKSATVGSKATKDAAHGPPVGIPGAPDYLPGRKSLLSTPWQVCAATTRQTSREVVVRTRLALGGAQGGRPLGPGEGLLVQGPDGRRSVLSGGERHLLDEATGAATSLGYGSAPVHPVSAAFLVALPAAADLAAPAVPGRGEPGPALDGSPTRIGQVLSVQVPGGTGQVHLLLREGLTPLTETETALVLGDPETRKAAYEGQSPTARPVGAEAARGHLAPATGRPAGSGLPASPPRLVPIPGGTEPCALVRPSDGTGTGVSVAFAPAAVAEDHVAQPPAHGVAPACLPVDRVEVPPGKGALIQALSSSGTRMGDTVFLVTDSGVRHPVASAGALTALGYTAADVRGLPSALLMTLPTGATLDPAAAAKAPAVDSGAPRRSCPGAAEVPAAGGQPARSVNAVSPAGS, encoded by the coding sequence GTGCAGTCAAGGCGCGACCAGGTACAGGCCCATCTCTTCCAGATGGGCCGCCTCACCTCCGGAATGCTCCGCGCCAACCCGGACCATCTCGAGCCCCCCGGCGGGCGCACCAACCGCGGGATGACCTTCGGGCTGGTCATCGGCGTGGTCGCGGTCCTCGTCTCGGCCCTCTGGGGCCTCTTCTCCCCGGGCACCTCTTCCAGTTGGCGGGCGGAGGGCACCCTGGTGCTGGAGAAGGACACCGGGAACCGGTACGTGTACGCCCAGGGGCGGCTGCGCCCCGTCCTGAACTACGCCTCCGCGCGCCTGCTGCTCGGCGGCACGATGAAGTCCGCGACGGTGGGCAGCAAGGCCACGAAGGACGCCGCGCACGGCCCGCCCGTGGGGATCCCCGGCGCTCCCGACTACCTCCCCGGCCGCAAGAGCCTGCTGTCCACCCCCTGGCAGGTGTGCGCGGCCACCACCAGGCAGACCTCCCGGGAGGTGGTCGTACGGACGCGCCTCGCCCTCGGCGGGGCCCAGGGCGGGCGGCCGCTGGGCCCCGGTGAGGGGCTCCTCGTGCAGGGGCCCGACGGACGCCGCTCGGTGCTCTCGGGAGGGGAGCGCCACCTCCTGGACGAGGCCACCGGCGCGGCCACCTCGCTCGGTTACGGATCGGCCCCGGTGCACCCCGTCTCGGCGGCCTTCCTCGTCGCGCTCCCCGCCGCCGCCGACCTCGCCGCGCCTGCCGTACCGGGCCGCGGAGAGCCCGGACCGGCGCTCGACGGGAGCCCGACCCGCATCGGCCAGGTCCTCAGCGTGCAAGTCCCGGGCGGCACGGGCCAGGTCCACCTGCTGCTGCGCGAGGGACTGACTCCGCTCACCGAGACGGAGACCGCCCTCGTCCTCGGCGACCCCGAGACCCGAAAGGCCGCGTACGAGGGCCAGAGCCCGACCGCGCGCCCGGTCGGCGCGGAGGCCGCCCGCGGGCACCTGGCGCCCGCGACGGGCCGTCCCGCCGGTTCCGGACTGCCGGCCTCGCCGCCCCGTCTGGTGCCGATCCCCGGCGGCACCGAGCCCTGCGCCCTGGTCCGGCCGAGCGACGGCACGGGCACGGGCGTCAGCGTCGCCTTCGCCCCCGCCGCCGTAGCCGAGGACCACGTGGCGCAGCCCCCGGCGCACGGGGTGGCCCCGGCCTGCCTGCCCGTGGACCGGGTGGAGGTGCCGCCCGGCAAGGGAGCCCTGATCCAGGCCCTGAGCAGCTCGGGCACCCGGATGGGCGACACCGTCTTCCTCGTCACCGACTCGGGCGTACGCCACCCGGTGGCCTCGGCCGGGGCCCTGACGGCGCTCGGCTACACGGCCGCCGACGTACGCGGTCTGCCCTCGGCTCTGCTCATGACCCTGCCGACCGGCGCGACCCTGGATCCGGCGGCAGCGGCCAAGGCCCCCGCGGTGGACTCCGGGGCTCCGCGCAGGAGTTGCCCGGGCGCCGCCGAGGTGCCGGCCGCCGGGGGGCAGCCCGCGCGGTCCGTCAACGCAGTCTCACCAGCGGGCAGTTGA
- the eccD gene encoding type VII secretion integral membrane protein EccD: protein MSESPLAGLSRLTIHMPGRRVELAAPTDIPVSDLLPALLSFAGSAAEETTVEGQGWVLQRLGGAPLDEEGTLSTLDVRDGETLYLRSAADAMPEAHFDDIVDGISTVMGRLGGDWTESSSRAFVRVVAATLLAAVALVLAMPGLPPFDRGLTAALCGVLLLAGAGTASRAVGDAFTAVVLGCAAVPFLALAGWLLPGGPPGADLLGPRLLSGGAAAAGGAVLALSVVDASAAVFLSVGVVAAFGTAAGGLIAATGFPPSDVAAVVAVWAVILGGFVPALAFRMSGMQMRPLPTSPEELQQAIEPHPSEDVARRAVTANAWLTALYAATGLVCTVCVTVLARHFGLAEAVTAATLTGLLLLHGRNLGSVWQRASILAPGVWGVAVLAMAWAGALDAGGRLGLVAALVALAIALTIAIWTVPGRRLVPYWGRAAELLHSLVALALLPLALWVLGVYGLARELTG from the coding sequence ATGAGTGAGAGTCCCCTCGCCGGTCTGAGCCGCCTGACCATCCACATGCCCGGCCGGAGAGTCGAGTTGGCGGCTCCGACCGACATACCCGTGTCCGACCTGTTGCCGGCGCTGCTCTCCTTCGCCGGCAGTGCGGCGGAGGAGACCACCGTCGAGGGGCAGGGCTGGGTGCTCCAACGCCTGGGCGGTGCACCGCTCGACGAGGAGGGCACCCTGTCCACCCTCGACGTGCGCGACGGCGAGACCCTGTACCTGCGGTCCGCCGCCGACGCCATGCCGGAGGCCCATTTCGACGACATCGTCGACGGGATCTCCACGGTGATGGGACGCCTCGGCGGCGACTGGACCGAGTCCAGCAGCCGCGCCTTCGTCCGGGTCGTCGCCGCCACGCTCCTCGCCGCCGTGGCCCTGGTCCTGGCCATGCCCGGGCTGCCGCCCTTCGACCGGGGGCTGACGGCCGCGCTGTGCGGCGTACTCCTCCTGGCGGGCGCGGGCACCGCGAGCCGGGCCGTCGGCGACGCGTTCACGGCGGTCGTGCTGGGGTGCGCCGCCGTCCCCTTCCTGGCCCTGGCGGGCTGGCTGCTGCCCGGTGGACCCCCCGGCGCGGACCTGCTCGGCCCCCGGCTGCTGTCCGGCGGCGCCGCCGCGGCCGGCGGCGCAGTACTCGCCCTGTCGGTGGTGGACGCCTCCGCGGCCGTCTTCCTCTCCGTCGGGGTGGTCGCCGCCTTCGGGACCGCTGCCGGCGGTCTGATCGCCGCCACCGGCTTTCCGCCCTCCGACGTCGCCGCGGTGGTCGCCGTCTGGGCCGTGATCCTCGGTGGGTTCGTCCCTGCACTGGCCTTCCGGATGTCCGGCATGCAGATGCGGCCCCTGCCCACCTCGCCCGAGGAACTCCAGCAGGCCATCGAACCGCACCCGAGCGAGGACGTGGCCCGGCGAGCGGTGACCGCGAACGCCTGGCTCACCGCCCTCTACGCCGCGACCGGCCTCGTCTGCACCGTCTGCGTCACCGTGCTCGCCCGGCACTTCGGCCTCGCCGAGGCCGTCACCGCGGCCACCCTGACGGGGCTGCTGCTCCTGCACGGCCGCAACCTCGGCAGCGTCTGGCAGCGGGCGTCCATCCTGGCCCCCGGGGTCTGGGGCGTCGCCGTCCTCGCCATGGCCTGGGCCGGGGCTCTCGACGCCGGCGGCAGGCTCGGCCTGGTGGCGGCCCTGGTGGCACTCGCCATCGCCCTCACCATCGCGATCTGGACCGTACCCGGACGACGGCTGGTCCCCTACTGGGGACGCGCGGCGGAGCTCCTGCACTCCCTGGTGGCGCTCGCTCTGCTGCCCCTCGCCCTGTGGGTGCTGGGCGTGTACGGCCTGGCACGCGAGCTGACCGGCTGA